A single genomic interval of Panthera uncia isolate 11264 chromosome A1 unlocalized genomic scaffold, Puncia_PCG_1.0 HiC_scaffold_17, whole genome shotgun sequence harbors:
- the TRIM17 gene encoding E3 ubiquitin-protein ligase TRIM17 — translation MDALELARKLQEEATCSICLDYFTDPVMTSCGHNFCRECIRLTWEKAKGRKGGRKRKGSFPCPECRELSPQRNLRPNRLLTKVAEMARQHPGFQSRDLCAEHQELLKLFCEDDQIPICVVCKEAREHRTHRVVPVEEAVQEYKEKVKEQRQRILVEFEKMGLFLLEEEQRLLQALKTEDEEVGARLRESSATLERQGHSLEMLLLQLEDKNQHSPLQMLQDMKELLSRRNSLSVQYPEATPTVLRTVCRVPGQIEVLKSFQEDVVPDSATAYPYLLLYESRQRRYLSTPLEGALHSKDRFLAYPCAVGRETFSSGRHYWEVGMNLTGDALWALGVCRDNVSRRDRVPKCPENGFWVVQLCKGKKYTPSTSAPTPVTLAEPPSHMGVFLDFEAGEVSFYNLKDGSHLHTYAQLQFSGPLKPFFCLGAPKSGQMVISTVTLWVKG, via the exons ATGGATGCCTTGGAACTTGCCAGAAAGCTGCAGGAGGAGGCCACGTGCTCCATCTGCCTTGACTACTTCACGGACCCGGTGATGACCTCCTGCGGCCACAACTTCTGCCGCGAGTGCATCCGGCTGACCTGGGAGAAGGCCAAAGGCAGGAAAGGGGGGAGGAAGCGGAAGGGCTCCTTCCCATGCCCCGAGTGCCGGGAGCTGTCCCCGCAAAGGAACTTGCGGCCCAACCGCCTGCTGACCAAAGTGGCTGAGATGGCGCGGCAGCACCCGGGCTTCCAGAGCAGGGACCTGTGTGCAGAGCACCAGGAGTTGCTGAAGCTCTTCTGTGAGGACGACCAGATCCCCATCTGTGTCGTCTGCAAGGAGGCCCGGGAACACAGGACCCACAGGGTGGTCCCGGTCGAGGAGGCCGTGCAAGAGTACAAG GAGAAGGTGAAGGAGCAGAGGCAGCGCATCCTGGTGGAGTTTGAGAAGATGGGCCTCTTCCTCCTGGAGGAGGAACAGCGCCTGCTCCAGGCCCTGAAGACTGAGGACGAAGAGGTGGGAGCCAGGCTGCGGGAGAGCTCTGCCACCCTGGAGCGGCAGGGCCACTCCCTGGAGATGCTGCTGCTCCAGCTGGAGGACAAGAACCAGCACAGCCCACTGCAGATGTTGCAG GACATGAAGGAGCTCCTGAGCAG GAGGAACAGCCTGAGTGTACAGTACCCAGAGGCCACCCCAACTGTGCTGAGGACAGTCTGCAGGGTCCCTGGGCAGATAGAGGTGCTGAAGAGTTTCCAAG AGGATGTGGTGCCGGACTCCGCCACCGCCTACCCCTACCTCCTCTTGTACGAGAGCCGCCAGAGGCGCTACCTGAGCACGCCACTGGAGGGCGCGCTCCACAGCAAGGACCGGTTCCTGGCCTACCCCTGCGCCGTGGGCCGGGAGACCTTCTCCTCGGGCAGGCACTATTGGGAGGTGGGCATGAACCTCACCGGTGACGCTCTCTGGGCCCTGGGCGTGTGCAGGGACAATGTGAGCCGGAGGGACAGGGTCCCCAAGTGCCCCGAAAATGGGTTCTGGGTGGTGCAGCTGTGCAAAGGGAAGAAGTACACACCCAGCACATCTGCCCCAACCCCTGTCACGCTGGCCGAGCCCCCCAGCCACATGGGGGTCTTCCTGGACTTCGAGGCGGGGGAGGTGTCCTTCTACAACCTGAAGGACGGGTCCCACCTGCACACCTACGCCCAGCTGCAATTCTCCGGCCCCCTGAAGCCCTTCTTCTGCCTGGGGGCCCCCAAATCAGGCCAGATGGTCATCTCTACAGTGACGCTGTGGGTGAAGGGATAG
- the H3-4 gene encoding LOW QUALITY PROTEIN: histone H3.1t (The sequence of the model RefSeq protein was modified relative to this genomic sequence to represent the inferred CDS: inserted 1 base in 1 codon), whose protein sequence is MARRKQTARKSTGGEAPRKHLATKVARKSLPATGGIKKPHRYRPGTVXRHYQKSTELLICKLPFQRLVCEIAQDFKTDLRFQTSAVMALQEACEAYMVGFFENTNLCAIHAKRVTIMPKDLQLARRIRGERA, encoded by the exons ATGGCTCGCAGGAAGCAGACAGCGCGCAAGTCCACGGGCGGTGAGGCCCCGCGCAAGCACCTGGCCACCAAAGTGGCCCGCAAGAGCTTGCCGGCGACCGGCGGCATCAAGAAGCCGCACCGCTACCGGCCTGGCACAG TCCGCCACTACCAGAAGTCCACCGAGCTGCTGATCTGCAAGCTGCCGTTCCAGCGGCTGGTGTGCGAGATCGCGCAGGACTTCAAGACCGATCTGCGCTTCCAGACCTCGGCCGTCATGGCGTTGCAGGAGGCGTGCGAGGCCTACATGGTGGGGTTCTTCGAGAACACCAACCTGTGCGCCATCCACGCCAAGCGCGTTACCATCATGCCCAAGGACCTACAGTTGGCACGCCGCATTCGCGGGGAGCGCGCTTAA
- the TRIM11 gene encoding E3 ubiquitin-protein ligase TRIM11 — MAAPDLSTNLQEEATCAICLDYFTDPVMTDCGHNFCRECIRRCWGQPEGPYACPECRELSPQRNLRPNRPLAKMAEMARRLHPPSPVPQGVCAAHREPLAAFCGDELRLLCAACERSGEHWTHRVRPLQDAADDLKGKLEKSLEHLRKQMEDALLFQAQAEETCALWQKMVESQRQNVLAEFERLRRLLAEEEQRLLQRLEEEELEVLPPLRESAARLGQQSAQLAELIAELEGRCQLPALGLLQDIRDTLRRVQDVKLQPPEVVPMEMRTVCRVPGLVEALRKFRGDVTLDPDTANPELVLSEDRRSVRRGDLRQALPDSPERFDPGPCVLGREALTSGRHYWEVEVGERASWALGVCRETANRKEKGELFAGNGFWILVFLGSYYNSSERAFAPLRNPPRRVGIFLDYEAGHLSFYSATDGSLLYAFPETPFSGTLRALFSPLSSSPTPMTICRLKGGPGDVLAPQ, encoded by the exons ATGGCCGCCCCCGACCTGTCCACCAACCTCCAGGAGGAAGCCACCTGCGCCATCTGCCTTGACTACTTCACCGACCCCGTGATGACCGACTGTGGCCACAACTTCTGCCGCGAGTGCATCCGGCGCTGCTGGGGCCAGCCCGAAGGCCCGTACGCCTGCCCCGAGTGCCGCGAGCTGTCCCCGCAGAGGAACCTGCGGCCCAACCGCCCGCTCGCCAAGATGGCCGAGATGGCGCGGCGCCTGCACCCGCCGTCGCCCGTCCCGCAGGGCGTGTGCGCCGCGCACCGCGAGCCTCTGGCTGCCTTCTGCGGCGACGAGCTGCGCCTGCTGTGCGCCGCCTGTGAGCGCTCGGGGGAGCACTGGACGCACCGCGTGCGCCCGCTGCAGGACGCGGCCGACGACCTCAAG GGTAAGCTGGAGAAGTCCCTAGAGCATCTGCGGAAGCAAATGGAGGACGCGCTGCTGTTCCAGGCCCAGGCCGAGGAGACCTGTGCCTTGTGGCAG AAGATGGTGGAGAGCCAGCGGCAGAACGTGCTGGCAGAGTTCGAGAGGCTGCGCCGGCTGCTGGCAGAGGAGGAGCAGCGGCTGctgcagaggctggaggaggaggagctggaggtCCTGCCCCCGCTGCGGGAGAGCGCCGCCCGCCTGGGTCAGCAGAGCGCGCAGCTGGCCGAGCTCATCGCGGAGCTGGAGGGGCGCTGCCAGCTGCCTGCGCTGGGGCTGCTGCAG GACATCAGGGACACCTTGCGCAG GGTCCAGGACGTGAAGCTGCAGCCGCCTGAGGTGGTGCCCATGGAGATGAGGACGGTGTGCAGGGTCCCGGGGCTGGTGGAGGCCCTGCGGAAGTTCCGAG GGGATGTGACCCTGGATCCTGACACCGCCAACCCCGAGCTGGTCCTGTCAGAGGACAGGAGGAGCGTGCGGCGGGGGGACCTGCGGCAGGCGCTGCCCGACAGTCCTGAGCGCTTCGACCCCGGGCCCTGTGTGCTGGGCCGGGAGGCCCTCACATCGGGTCGTCATTactgggaggtggaggtgggggagcgGGCCAGCTGGGCGCTGGGCGTCTGCAGGGAGACAGCCAACCGCAAGGAGAAGGGCGAGCTGTTTGCCGGCAATGGCTTCTGGATCCTGGTGTTCCTGGGCAGCTACTACAACTCGTCTGAGCGCGCCTTCGCCCCACTGCGCAACCCGCCACGGCGCGTGGGCATCTTTCTGGACTACGAGGCTGGGCACCTGTCCTTCTACAGCGCCACTGATGGCTCCCTCTTGTATGCCTTCCCTGAGACCCCGTTCTCGGGGACCCTGCGGGCCCTTTTCTCACCTCTGTCCAGCAGCCCCACGCCCATGACCATCTGCAGGCTGAAAGGTGGGCCCGGGGACGTGCTGGCTCCCCAGTGA